Proteins co-encoded in one Arachis hypogaea cultivar Tifrunner chromosome 13, arahy.Tifrunner.gnm2.J5K5, whole genome shotgun sequence genomic window:
- the LOC140178173 gene encoding pyruvate decarboxylase 2-like, whose amino-acid sequence MIRSGQRSIIFLINNGGYTIEVEIHDGPYNVIKNWDYTRFVEAIHNGEGKCWTAKVWTEEDLTEAIAITTGAQKDSLCFIEVFAHKDDTSKELLEWGSRVAAANSRPPNPQ is encoded by the exons ATGATCCGCAGTGGACAAAGGAGCATTATCTTCCTCATTAACAACGGAGGTTATACAATTGAAGTTGAGATTCATGATGGCCCGTACAACGTGATCAAGAACTGGGATTACACTCGCTTTGTGGAAGCCATCCATAATGGAGAAGGCAAATGCTGGACTGCCAAG GTATGGACAGAGGAAGATCTAACAGAAGCAATTGCAATAACAACAGGAGCACAGAAAGATTCACTATGTTTTATAGAAGTATTTGCGCACAAGGATGACACCAGCAAAGAGTTGTTAGAATGGGGATCCCGTGTTGCTGCTGCTAACAGCCGCCCCCCAAATCCTCAGTAG